GTGGGCGGTGTTATTGTTGGCTTTAATACAACTATAACATTATGCTCAAAAAGAATAAAACCCTATAATGTAAGATAATGGATTACTTATTTCATCTTAGTCTCAAACCATTAAAACTGGACTTTCAtaccaaaatgaaataaatggaaaccaGTAGTTGCCAAATGACAGGAAAACAAATGTATTGCAAGTATAAGAactattaaatatgaaatgaatgtCCTTGTTTGTATTAAAAGGGTTAAAGCATCCAAAAACACTGCAGTAATCTTATCATTCTGACCTCATATCCTGCTTTAGTCGCTCACTACTATATATGCACAGACTGTGTTGCAGGCAAAGtatcaacaaacacacagagccagAAGCTCCAACTGACTGAAGTCTATtcaaaagaaacaggaagtgttcaaactaaactgaacttaaaatgtcttgttgCCCAAGTAAAACTATTGCTAAAACACATTTGGATCCAGAGAGGTGAACTGAATACACTTGTTTTATTCATGCTAATAGCTACACACCTTACATCAGAGACCAGCAGACCAAGTCTGACCTGTCTTTCACAAGCTGGCTGTACATCAACATGTTGGGAACAAATGTAATTTAAGTATGTGGCTCTGGCCCATCAAAGtaggaccttttttttttaacattttaggtATAAGTTCAGTCCTCCTTCTTGTTCTCACTCACTGCCCTACCTACTTAATGTTCGAGCAGATCAGGGACTGGCATCTCCCGAGTACACTCCAGAGAAAGCCACAGCCGCATCTCAAGCCCAAAACaaaatttcacacacacacccactggCATTACATTCTTATTTCAAAAGCCACCTGCTTTGCATTAGGAAACCAGGCCACATGCAAATTCAACACAGAAGCGACAGGAGTTGAGCCAGTGAGTCCCTCTCCTGCAACGATGTGCACTGCTACACAGTGACAGAGTCCAGATAAAGAAGAAGTGGAGGCGCTAAAATTACAGTTTGATAAGATAAAAAGAATCACAAGCATTTGATGTGCTGAAACTTTGATAGGGAACAACAGCATGACATTAGCTGTACAGTCAAATTAgcatatatttatacacactgCATGGGCCCTGAATCTGAAGTGACTGTTGTTAACTGTAGAGCTTCaacaaataattgattaattgccaaatatgaattttaatcggcaactattttgatgattttgagtaatttttaaagaaaaaagtcttAATTCTTTGGTTCCAGTTTCtcagatgtgaatatttcctggtttctttagtcttgtATGAGAGTACATTTTGACACACCCTTAAATTCCTGATGTtaggtaaaaaaacaacagctgtcTGAACATTCAGACATGCTGAGCTGTATGTTCAACATGTGATCAgtgttgtcttgttttgtaGCACGACCCTCCCAGTCTGTGTGAAATGATAAGGAAGTTTACGTAGTTGTACCTAGTGTGTAAATACAATGTGGGTATGTCTAAGTGCAGCGTACAGCATCtgaacaatattttaaatatgtgcATCTGAACGGTCAATAATTGGTTGTCTGAAGAACAACATTCCTGTTAGACTGTAAACTTTGACGTAGTCCATTGTCCTTCTCCCATTTTATAGGTAAAGGGTTAccatactttattttttacagtatttatgtaCTTTGAATCATGTTATTTGTTGATGCTGTGTCCCTTACGCTTATCCTCATCATTATCCTGTACTGTCAATTATCCTGCTTTATAGACCTGCAATGATTAGTTCATTTTTAGTCACAGTTtgtaactaactaactaacaaactgGGCAAAGCAAACAAACTCAACTATGACAATATTTTCCACATGACGTTGCATCATTTTTGGGTCTGACTCCTGCCAAAAATCATTTAGTCaagcttctgaaatgtgaacattttgttgcttttctttgtcatacgtgacagtaaactgaatatattcaGGTTTTAGACTGCAGGtcagacaaaagaagacatctgaatacatcttttTGAGCTGCGTGTGGAAATAATAACAGCATTTTTCTCTATTTACTGACAAGTCACAGACAAAACGATTCATCAAGAGAAGAATCATTATTTGCAGTATAATCACAATTAGTACTGTGGGTATAATGGTCATTTCACCCTGATACAATAGTCCAGTTACTGAACAGAATAATACAACTATAATGTAACTACTGCAGCCTTCATGACGAGGACACGACTGCTGCAGCAAGTCTCATATcctaatatgtatgtatgtatgtatgtaaggtTAGATGTTAGTTCGAAGACTTATGGTCAAGTTCACTCAAATCACCTTTCCCAAAGCTTCAActacaataatatatatatactttgcAAAAACCAACACAGGTCAACAGACTGAAGCATGAGTCCACTATAACAGGCAAAGCAACTAAGGCTAAATTACACACACTAAAATATGACATATGGAAATATTATGAATACCACAGAGGTGATGGATAACATCCACATAATGGTCATCTCTCTGCTCTATAATTAAACTCATGTAAAGAACTGATGTGACAGTGAATCATAAAGCAAACCTGCAGCCCAACATCAGTGCAGCCCTTTAGCTTTAACGCACTGACGGTGCCATAAAAGCCCCGGTGAAGCGGATCATGCACCGGGGGAGCTTCAGCCGGATAGGGGTACCTTCAGCCGCCTTGTCATGTGCACACGACAGGAGACAGATCATCAGAGCAGTATGCAGGTGTCTGTGCAGCTAAGCAGCTAGCAGGAATTCAAGGTGACATTAGCAGAAATAGTGGCTGAAGATGTTGGTTAGCTAGCCGGCTGGAGGTGAGCTTGAAGCCCGACTTATGGCGGCGGAGAGCGGGTGTGCTCAGCCGGGGCTACCTGCTCGGTTTCCGGGGACGCACGCATAACAAATGACGGCAACACGGAGGAGGCTAACCAACCTGACATCTGCACACCATGTCCGCGTCTTGTGCCAGCAGGTCCACAACTTTTCCTTTCCCCTCGTCGCCCCACTGAGCCCCGAGCACCACCGTCACTTTGTTGCCGACCGGCGGTCTTGGGGCTCCTGTCGTCGGGCTGCCGCCACCGTTCAGGGGCCCCGCCGCGGGCTCCTGACTCCCACTTTCCGACATTTCTGCTGGGTCCCTGGTTGGACTACACGCTGCGCTGCACCAAAGATAGCCAAGAGATGTCAAGCAAAGAAGAAATTGCCTCGCACATGCGCACAagtggctaaaaaaaaaaaaatacaattaaaggatgggttcaccatttttcatgtctgtcagGTGACCatatttcctctctgtaatcactcctcctgttcatactggctgttaAAAGATCCCTTTAAACGTGTTTTCACTGTACAGTAAGTGACAGGGGCCaaaatcatttttcattcattttctgcaaaaatgaattaaaaatgtatctgaagTTTATGAGGCtacagcagtctgagttagtggatatctgacacatttacagtccttttagcatcagattcactctttgtgtttccttaaAGTATAAGATATTTACTTGAATTGACACACGTTGATACCTGAAGCTTCATATCAGCTTCAGATggacttttaaatgcattttttgtaCAGAATAGGCACGTTTGTGTATCATCATACACTGTAAATACATTATGAAAGGATCTTGTATTGGTCAGTATGAACCAGTGGAATGTttactgcaagaaaaaaaaaatcagtgtttattttgGCTCCTGACTATTGtgttaaatcaatatttaataGTCCTCCATTAAAGTAAATACATGTAGTGGAATAGAAATGAAATCTGAATCTCTGAAATGACGTGCAGtgaaaacataaagcagcagaATATgtatatactcaagtaaaatatAAGCACCCCAACATTAAGAACAATGTAGACTACTTGAGTAAATAATAATTTCCACCAGTGATTTAGAATGATTTCATCTTGATTAATAGTTTTCAAAAAGGATGTAAAACCTCTCTTAGTTTATACATATTCAAAAATAATGAACAGTAccttacatttaaaaattaattatattaCTGTCCCTACAGGGTTCTGAGTGAAACtctattatatttatatcaatgttataataataataatgatatattttagatccagaaagaaaatacatttatacaatGCTTTTCAAGCTACTCATTAGATGCTCCTTACAGTGGAAGAAAGTaaataatctataaataaaacagactaaAAGCAAGAGGGCACAGTAAAACTACATTAAGTAGCAGAAGACATTAAATCAAATGTTAAAAGCAGACCAAAAATTGAGAGTTTTGAATAGTTTTTTGAATGTGGTTGTTTTGTCAAACAATAGCATCAAGCACCCACCTGTCCCACAAACTGTGTATGAATGAAACATGCAGATGAGTTGTCACCTAACAACACTGCTGTTTTCAGTCAACAGACAGCAGACATTTAATCTAACTATtcatactgcagctttaaatcgAGCTTTATAGGCACAGTTGTATCCTAAAGTATTTGCTTCCCTCTAGTGGTGAGAGTAAAGTCATGCACTAGCCTCATTGTTTCACATTATGGATAATTATGACCATGAAGAGGTGTATCAAACCAGTTTAACATGTTTACAGTCCTTCTTTAAATAGGGCTCCATGTTCAGAGgttacaaatataaacaaaaagcaacataaaacaatcattaataCTTCAGTACAttcttgtttgtgtctgtgtaccTGCTGCAGATGGAGATGCACAGTGATCTCACATCACGACTGTCCTTTCATCCCCTCTGAGCTCAGCGTGGGACAGATGGTCAACAGGGTGGATGAGGATGAGAACTGGGAGCGGCGGGCACAGGTCACGACTCAGGCTACCCTCGACATAAGGGCCccttaaaaaatattgattgttgTACACACTGATTTTGTTTCATGAAAATGTCCAGTTCACGCTcactttatgtgtgttttaaacaaAAGTCAAGGTCACAGAATTTCAGAGCAAATACATCTCATTGCCTCACACAGCATTTGATTTCATGTGAGTGTTTTCACCTGGGTGAGAGAGTAATATGTACTTGATAACATGTGTACCTGAGTATGGCCGGTCAAACAGccgtatgtactgtatatatgtataaatgcaCTAACATTTGCTCAATGCaccattaatatataatatatatatttcattagtttattttctggtgttattTCATTACGGTCAGTTTaaactattttatatttaaaatatattttatattttttacctTAATTGTTATCATGCATCTGACATGTAAAATCTAACAtcttatttaaaaaggaaaaggcaAAGGGAGGAAAAATATTTCAGTGAATGCAAAATGATTATATAGATTTGGGAATGAAGTGGGGTCAGTCCAAATGAGATTAATAAAGGTTCATTAATTAATGCAAAATATAACTTATTTCTTCACTTGCAGCATAACTCTGCCTCAGACTGACAAAACGCTGCAAAGTGAAACAGCTAAAAACTAGTCCAAGCTGCTccaatatgtaaatataaactaCTTTAATTAGCAGTAGTGGAGGAAATACTTAGAtcatttacttaagtaaaaatatacagtatagtttAAAAATGCTCTATTACCAATAAGAGTTGTCTCTTCAAAATTCTTCATGAAATCCCCTTTGTAATcgtcaacattttcataagtaactgtaatttaattacacatttgttttctcagtacatttattttgtaattagaTTACGTAATGCTACATGTAAccagttactccccaacactgaatatatgtaaataaattcaaatcaagtttgtcatatttttaatgcctgtattgttgttttttcagtgcAACTTTTCCTAGTAGAAAAAGCATACATTCGAAATACAAGTAGGCCTACCTACAAGTACACTTAAGTAAATGTGCTTCCCACCACTGTTAATTAGGAGGTAATAATGACACTTTTCATCCTCTGCATCCATCTGTTCATACCTAATGATGTCCAGTAGAGGGCAGCACATACCTGACATGCGCAGACCGCTCTGGTGATTTGTCTGTTCCGTAGCATCTGTCTGGTAGCTAAGCTAACACCACAGgacataaaaccataaaacctGCCCTGTCACACTTCATTAAACAACATTTATCTGAAGATGTCCACTCCGCAGCTGCTCAGGGCTTTCGTTAACGAGCGGCTGACAGCTGCTGCCGAGGagatatttgatgtttttgagCGGACCATCGCAAAATATGAAGAGGAAGCTTGCAGCTCTCAGCAGGAGATTGAGCGTCTCAGAGGGATGCTGCTCGATTTAGTTTCCAACCAGAAAACAGGTACGTTTAGTTTGTCtttaaacacatctgtctgtgtcagTAAGAATAATCATAGGTGGTCTCACCGTTTactatgttcatgtttgtttatttgtttaaacttatttatttgtatttaattttaatttttagttGTATCCTACTATATTTAATTGTGATAACTTACAATAGTTAcatctcttaaaaaaaaaaaaaaaaaagaaaaagaggaaggttCAAACATCTTTACAATAACTATTGTACTGACAATCCCTaagtaagaaagagaaaagtgaaaaaaaaagaaaaatgagaacaAACAAGTAGTGGTAATAAATTTGATGAAGATAATTaagtaatgaaataataaatgtatgtattttattctgttgATGTATGCTGCTATTATTGAACTGAACAAGCTGTAGCAACATGtacataaaaagacacacatagCACAGCAGCTTTATAAAATTATTGATctatttgtttggttttaaaCTTGCTTCAGCTTGGTTTTAGTAAGAGAGCTCTTAATtggtttttatttactttattgagACAGTTTCTCGGCATTGatgccttttctcttttctgtgtccTTTTTTATGTCTCTTAGGTTCAATTTGTTGtctactgtatatttgtgttgtCATCTCACTGCAAAACAAATATACCTACAGGTATCAATAAAATAACCTGAATCTGAACCTCAACCTGAACGGCCTAGGATTTCGCTCTAGTGAAACAGTGTCTTAATAGTGAATAACACAGAACGTTTTTCAAGTGATTTTTAATACTTTTCTACTTTTAATTTTGCAGCATGTCtatataaaagataaatatgTTCTTCCAgcacatatttgtgttttgggGATAAAACTAAAgcagaatagaaaataaaatccTTACTGTTTTCTACAGACATCTCTCAGTCGTCGGTCTGTAAAGAGGAAACTCGCcctgagcagcagcatcacTATCAGCAGGAGTCGAGTCTCAGCGTCACTCAGAGGGAACCAGAACCCCGTCACGttaaagaggaagatgaggaactATGGGCCAATCAGCAACAAGAAGAGCAGGTTCAGTTTAAGGATACAGATATCCTGCACCTACCTCATCCCTCTTCATCATGGAGACAAAATGAGCGAGAAGACACAAAACATCAGACTCAGGTCAGTGAAAGTGGGGAGCAGTTTGACGAGTTGCAGGAAACAGAAGATGCACATTTAATGCTACCTCTGCCCTCACAGCTTCTGATTCAAAATGAAAGTGTCCAGGATGGAAGAGAAAGGCTAaaccaaacacagacagaacaaAGTCAGAGTTGTGTTATCTCTGATTTATCTCATTTAAACTCAGCTGCACCCAGCTATCACTGTTATTTATGTGACAAATCCTTCTCTTCCAATCCTCACTTGATAAATCACGCTTTCCGCGTGCATTCAAAGGACACAGGTGTCCTCTGCGCTGTGTGCGGGAAGAACTTCGAGTCCACTGAAAGTCTTAGCGAGCACCTTAAATCGCACAAGGGCTCAAAATGTTGTCACGTGTGCGGTAAACATTGCAACAGTACGACTGTTCTGACTGAGCATATGGCCAGCCACGCAGGGGTGAAACTGCACCGCTGCCACGTTTGCGGGAAAGAGTGCAGCCGGAAAGGGGATTTAAAGATACACATGAGGATCCACACGGGTGAGAAACCTTTCCGCTGCTCTCACTGCCTTAAAAGTTTCACCCACAGCGGACATCTGAAGAAGCACATGCGGAGCCACACAGGAGAGAGACCGCACCAGTGTGACGTCTGCGGCAGAGGGTTTCTACAGAAGGAACACCTGAAATACCACTTAAGAACTCACGCTCGCaaattttgactgttttttaaatatacatatattaaatGTATACATATTTTATGCCTTTGTTATAGCAACAGTGGAAAGAGTAGACAGgaaatgaagaggagagagagagagatggggttGTTGTGACATACAACAAAGATCTACTGTTATTATCAAACTACGGAGTGCCATAGACATACTGACTGTTTTATCCACCTGATGTACTGCACctgttcctcctcactgttAACATAACCTGTGTTGTGGTTGAAACTCAGCAGCAACTAACAGGAATGTGCTTTTTTTACCCCAGTGGAGTCACAATTTTGAGTAGTAACCCTCACTAAATAAAGAGTTTCATATAACACTGTTTGAATGATGTTAAATCTATGTGTCTTATTTAATGGTTTAGCTCCACCTATGATTTAATCACACACTCATTACTGATCATTAAAACACTTTATGGAGGGTCGCAATGGTTTATGGGTTTAAGATGCCGACCATGTAATCGCAGCATTCTGTTGCATGCATGCAAACATCACTGACTTTAAGCAGGTTGACTATGATGCAGGattttgtataattttttttaacttaaggATACACAGTCATAGAAAATTGTGCAAACCTATAGGTTACCAGAACACCCACTAGAGAAGATTTCTTGTCTTCACATCCCACTTTGCTGAACTGAGTCACATCCTGCTCAAAGAGCtccagagagaaacacagcagcaccaAGAACGCCTCTGAGTCAGTTAGTGTGGTTTGGTTAGGAACGGTTGGTCTCACCccaaggagaagagaaagaaaacacatttcttaatCAAGATGCCCACACAAAAGATTACAGTAGTGAAGTACAGGcgtaaataatgaaaacaacaacGGCTTCCATTCAACTGCTTCAGTCTTAATATTATCTAGTGGCCAATTGAGTTACTGCAGCTGTAAACACCTCATCATTGGATTTTCCAGGACATTTCTCAGCTTCAGTATCTCTGAGTCATGCTCAACAACTTGTCATCTGTACATGAATAAATGTTAGTCAGTTGAAGGCTTCTTTTTGCTGAGTATCACGAATAAAACTATTTTCCCATTAAAGTGACAGTTAAATGCTTCATTCAGTGATGTCAAAGCAGGGGTTTTGTTGTTGCAGCTCATCAAACTCTGTATAGTCTGTAAACTGTTACACAGATGGGACAAACCCCTAATATGTAATAGCACTAAAACAATATAAGAAATGTTTCCTGACATTGTATGCTTCTCACATGGACTTTGATTTTACATTAACCGGTCAGAAACTATCAATTGGAAAAAAGCATGCTAATAGATTTTTAAAGTGTCAAATAAAACAGGAGGCTGCATAACCAGATATGTGATTCTTCTTCTGAAAGTATC
This portion of the Scomber japonicus isolate fScoJap1 chromosome 14, fScoJap1.pri, whole genome shotgun sequence genome encodes:
- the LOC128372499 gene encoding zinc finger protein 501-like, whose amino-acid sequence is MSTPQLLRAFVNERLTAAAEEIFDVFERTIAKYEEEACSSQQEIERLRGMLLDLVSNQKTDISQSSVCKEETRPEQQHHYQQESSLSVTQREPEPRHVKEEDEELWANQQQEEQVQFKDTDILHLPHPSSSWRQNEREDTKHQTQVSESGEQFDELQETEDAHLMLPLPSQLLIQNESVQDGRERLNQTQTEQSQSCVISDLSHLNSAAPSYHCYLCDKSFSSNPHLINHAFRVHSKDTGVLCAVCGKNFESTESLSEHLKSHKGSKCCHVCGKHCNSTTVLTEHMASHAGVKLHRCHVCGKECSRKGDLKIHMRIHTGEKPFRCSHCLKSFTHSGHLKKHMRSHTGERPHQCDVCGRGFLQKEHLKYHLRTHARKF